A genome region from Purpureocillium takamizusanense chromosome 8, complete sequence includes the following:
- the DCR2 gene encoding Phosphatase dcr2, variant 4 (COG:J~EggNog:ENOG503NWP0), which translates to MPTHHPGLVVTDITIVSCSSVNVFSSCDLDPAVWHRIDKELYLGKTWTTRAYMYVSRKHEEDLTADDSVVMDVSVGRLDPSVKNKPDDIAKWESRPNGLWIKRSKSRKSSDSPEVITDVDVLFGDDAVEARVGWHLTGTPLLLTAGTSMLSIHMTVHRGSVKEPKKPKPRVPDNGRFKIMQISDLHLSNGVGECREAVPNSYHDGKCEADPRTLSFVEKMLDEEKPDFVILGGDQVNGDTAPDAPTVSFPFPCSASLPRSAGRWRVTNWPPQAIFKYATLLAERKIPHAGIFGNHDDEATMSRARQMALMETLPYSLSQAGPADVDGVGNYYIEVLARGGSDHSALTIYLFDTHAYSPNERKYPGYDWIKPSQIQWFKKTAASLKRSHAEYSHGHMDIAFIHIPMTEYANPELPRVGEWREGVTAPVFNSGFRDALVEEGVVMVSAGHDHCNDYCLLSLNGDPDPEKHKPLTPALWMCYAGGVGFGGYAGYGDYVRRVRLFEVDTNIGRILTWKRVEYGDTASRIDHQIIVDGGKPVPPPPPPPPPQGQNPPPPPPPPPAPIPPHGGDGTEKAT; encoded by the exons ATGCCCACGCACCAcccgggcctcgtcgtcaccgatATCACCATCGTATCGTGCTCGAGCGTAAACGTCTTCTCCTCGTGCGACCTCGATCCCGCGGTATGGCACCGCATCGATAAGGAGCTGTACCTAGGCAAGACGTGGACCACGCGCGCCTACATGTACGTGAGCCGCAAGCATGAGGAGGACCtcacggccgacgacagcgtcgTCATGGACGTCTCGGTCGGCAGGCTGGACCCGAGCGTCAAGAACAAACCCGACGACATCGCCAAGTGGGAGTCGCGCCCCAACGGTCTGTGGATCAAGCGCTCTAAGAGCCGCAAGTCGAGCGATTCGCCCGAGGTCATcaccgacgtcgacgtgctctttggcgacgacgccgtcgaggcccgcgTGGGCTGGCACCTGACGGGCActccgctgctgctcactGCCGGCACCTCGATGCTCAGCATTCACATGACGGTGCACCGCGGCAGCGTAAAGGAGCCGAAGAAGCCCAAGCCGCGCGTCCCAGACAACGGCCGCTTCAAGATCATGCAGATCTCCGACTTGCACTTGAgcaacggcgtcggcgagtgCCGTGAGGCGGTCCCCAACAGCTACCACGACGGCAAGTGCGAGGCGGACCCACGGACCCTCAGTTTTGTCGAGAAgatgctggacgaggagaagccCGACTTTGTGATCTTGGGCGGCGACCAAGTCAATGGCGACACAGCGCCCGATGCGCCGACAGTCAGTTTTCCCTTCCCATGCAGCGCCTCTTTACCGCGCAGCGCAGGTCGGTGGCGTGTAACTAACTGGCCTCCGCAGGCTATTTTCAAGTACGCGACGCTGCTCGCGGAGCGCAAGATCCCGCACGCTGGCATCTTTGGCaatcacgacgacgaggcaaccatgtcgcgcgcgcggcagaTGGCGCTCATGGAGACTCTGCCCTACTCCCTTTCGCAAGCCGGCcccgccgacgtggacggcgTGGGCAACTACTACATCGAGgtgctcgcccgcggcggctctgACCACTCGGCACTGACAATCTACCTCTTCGACACGCACGCGTACTCGCCCAACGAGAGGAAGTACCCCGGCTACGACTGGATCAAGCCCAGCCAGATCCAGTGGTtcaagaagacggccgcgAGCCTGAAGCGGAGCCACGCCGAGTACTCGCACGGCCACATGGACATTGCTTTTATCCACATCCCCATGACCGAGTACGCGAATCCCGAGCTgccccgcgtcggcgagtGGCGCGAGGGTGTGACGGCGCCCGTCTTTAACTCGGGCTTCCGCGACGCTCTCGTCGAAGAGGGCGTCGTCATGGTTAGCGCCGGACA CGACCACTGCAACGACTACTGTCTCCTGTCCCTCAACGGTGACCCCGACCCCGAGAAGCACAAGCCCCTGACGCCCGCCCTGTGGATGTGCtacgccggcggcgtcggcttcggcggctaCGCCGGCTACGGCGACTACGTCCGTCGCGTGCGCCTGTTCGAGGTGGACACCAACATCGGCCGTATCCTCACCTGGAAGCGCGTCGAGTATGGCGACACGGCCTCCCGCATCGACCACCAgatcatcgtcgacggcggcaaacccgtaccgccgccaccgccgcctcccccgccccaaGGCCAGAACCCGCcacctccccctccgcctcctcccgcgccgaTACCGCCCCACGGCGGGGACGGAACCGAAAAGGCGACGTGA
- the DCR2 gene encoding Phosphatase dcr2 (COG:J~BUSCO:EOG09260K29~EggNog:ENOG503NWP0~TransMembrane:1 (i9-26o)), with translation MTRRIVRTLTQLSVAVTFTFLIVFFLDRNYRVLPNKIHGYMPTHHPGLVVTDITIVSCSSVNVFSSCDLDPAVWHRIDKELYLGKTWTTRAYMYVSRKHEEDLTADDSVVMDVSVGRLDPSVKNKPDDIAKWESRPNGLWIKRSKSRKSSDSPEVITDVDVLFGDDAVEARVGWHLTGTPLLLTAGTSMLSIHMTVHRGSVKEPKKPKPRVPDNGRFKIMQISDLHLSNGVGECREAVPNSYHDGKCEADPRTLSFVEKMLDEEKPDFVILGGDQVNGDTAPDAPTAIFKYATLLAERKIPHAGIFGNHDDEATMSRARQMALMETLPYSLSQAGPADVDGVGNYYIEVLARGGSDHSALTIYLFDTHAYSPNERKYPGYDWIKPSQIQWFKKTAASLKRSHAEYSHGHMDIAFIHIPMTEYANPELPRVGEWREGVTAPVFNSGFRDALVEEGVVMVSAGQ, from the exons ATGACGCGACGCATC GTCCGGACGCTCACGCagctctccgtcgccgtcaccttCACCTTcctcatcgtcttcttcctcgaccgCAACTACCGAGTCCTGCCCAACAAGATCCATGGCTACATGCCCACGCACCAcccgggcctcgtcgtcaccgatATCACCATCGTATCGTGCTCGAGCGTAAACGTCTTCTCCTCGTGCGACCTCGATCCCGCGGTATGGCACCGCATCGATAAGGAGCTGTACCTAGGCAAGACGTGGACCACGCGCGCCTACATGTACGTGAGCCGCAAGCATGAGGAGGACCtcacggccgacgacagcgtcgTCATGGACGTCTCGGTCGGCAGGCTGGACCCGAGCGTCAAGAACAAACCCGACGACATCGCCAAGTGGGAGTCGCGCCCCAACGGTCTGTGGATCAAGCGCTCTAAGAGCCGCAAGTCGAGCGATTCGCCCGAGGTCATcaccgacgtcgacgtgctctttggcgacgacgccgtcgaggcccgcgTGGGCTGGCACCTGACGGGCActccgctgctgctcactGCCGGCACCTCGATGCTCAGCATTCACATGACGGTGCACCGCGGCAGCGTAAAGGAGCCGAAGAAGCCCAAGCCGCGCGTCCCAGACAACGGCCGCTTCAAGATCATGCAGATCTCCGACTTGCACTTGAgcaacggcgtcggcgagtgCCGTGAGGCGGTCCCCAACAGCTACCACGACGGCAAGTGCGAGGCGGACCCACGGACCCTCAGTTTTGTCGAGAAgatgctggacgaggagaagccCGACTTTGTGATCTTGGGCGGCGACCAAGTCAATGGCGACACAGCGCCCGATGCGCCGACA GCTATTTTCAAGTACGCGACGCTGCTCGCGGAGCGCAAGATCCCGCACGCTGGCATCTTTGGCaatcacgacgacgaggcaaccatgtcgcgcgcgcggcagaTGGCGCTCATGGAGACTCTGCCCTACTCCCTTTCGCAAGCCGGCcccgccgacgtggacggcgTGGGCAACTACTACATCGAGgtgctcgcccgcggcggctctgACCACTCGGCACTGACAATCTACCTCTTCGACACGCACGCGTACTCGCCCAACGAGAGGAAGTACCCCGGCTACGACTGGATCAAGCCCAGCCAGATCCAGTGGTtcaagaagacggccgcgAGCCTGAAGCGGAGCCACGCCGAGTACTCGCACGGCCACATGGACATTGCTTTTATCCACATCCCCATGACCGAGTACGCGAATCCCGAGCTgccccgcgtcggcgagtGGCGCGAGGGTGTGACGGCGCCCGTCTTTAACTCGGGCTTCCGCGACGCTCTCGTCGAAGAGGGCGTCGTCATGGTTAGCGCCGGACAGTGA
- the DCR2 gene encoding Phosphatase dcr2, variant 2 (COG:J~EggNog:ENOG503NWP0~TransMembrane:1 (i9-26o)) has product MPTHHPGLVVTDITIVSCSSVNVFSSCDLDPAVWHRIDKELYLGKTWTTRAYMYVSRKHEEDLTADDSVVMDVSVGRLDPSVKNKPDDIAKWESRPNGLWIKRSKSRKSSDSPEVITDVDVLFGDDAVEARVGWHLTGTPLLLTAGTSMLSIHMTVHRGSVKEPKKPKPRVPDNGRFKIMQISDLHLSNGVGECREAVPNSYHDGKCEADPRTLSFVEKMLDEEKPDFVILGGDQVNGDTAPDAPTAIFKYATLLAERKIPHAGIFGNHDDEATMSRARQMALMETLPYSLSQAGPADVDGVGNYYIEVLARGGSDHSALTIYLFDTHAYSPNERKYPGYDWIKPSQIQWFKKTAASLKRSHAEYSHGHMDIAFIHIPMTEYANPELPRVGEWREGVTAPVFNSGFRDALVEEGVVMVSAGQ; this is encoded by the exons ATGCCCACGCACCAcccgggcctcgtcgtcaccgatATCACCATCGTATCGTGCTCGAGCGTAAACGTCTTCTCCTCGTGCGACCTCGATCCCGCGGTATGGCACCGCATCGATAAGGAGCTGTACCTAGGCAAGACGTGGACCACGCGCGCCTACATGTACGTGAGCCGCAAGCATGAGGAGGACCtcacggccgacgacagcgtcgTCATGGACGTCTCGGTCGGCAGGCTGGACCCGAGCGTCAAGAACAAACCCGACGACATCGCCAAGTGGGAGTCGCGCCCCAACGGTCTGTGGATCAAGCGCTCTAAGAGCCGCAAGTCGAGCGATTCGCCCGAGGTCATcaccgacgtcgacgtgctctttggcgacgacgccgtcgaggcccgcgTGGGCTGGCACCTGACGGGCActccgctgctgctcactGCCGGCACCTCGATGCTCAGCATTCACATGACGGTGCACCGCGGCAGCGTAAAGGAGCCGAAGAAGCCCAAGCCGCGCGTCCCAGACAACGGCCGCTTCAAGATCATGCAGATCTCCGACTTGCACTTGAgcaacggcgtcggcgagtgCCGTGAGGCGGTCCCCAACAGCTACCACGACGGCAAGTGCGAGGCGGACCCACGGACCCTCAGTTTTGTCGAGAAgatgctggacgaggagaagccCGACTTTGTGATCTTGGGCGGCGACCAAGTCAATGGCGACACAGCGCCCGATGCGCCGACA GCTATTTTCAAGTACGCGACGCTGCTCGCGGAGCGCAAGATCCCGCACGCTGGCATCTTTGGCaatcacgacgacgaggcaaccatgtcgcgcgcgcggcagaTGGCGCTCATGGAGACTCTGCCCTACTCCCTTTCGCAAGCCGGCcccgccgacgtggacggcgTGGGCAACTACTACATCGAGgtgctcgcccgcggcggctctgACCACTCGGCACTGACAATCTACCTCTTCGACACGCACGCGTACTCGCCCAACGAGAGGAAGTACCCCGGCTACGACTGGATCAAGCCCAGCCAGATCCAGTGGTtcaagaagacggccgcgAGCCTGAAGCGGAGCCACGCCGAGTACTCGCACGGCCACATGGACATTGCTTTTATCCACATCCCCATGACCGAGTACGCGAATCCCGAGCTgccccgcgtcggcgagtGGCGCGAGGGTGTGACGGCGCCCGTCTTTAACTCGGGCTTCCGCGACGCTCTCGTCGAAGAGGGCGTCGTCATGGTTAGCGCCGGACAGTGA
- the DCR2 gene encoding Phosphatase dcr2, variant 3 (COG:J~BUSCO:EOG09260K29~EggNog:ENOG503NWP0) codes for MTRRIVRTLTQLSVAVTFTFLIVFFLDRNYRVLPNKIHGYMPTHHPGLVVTDITIVSCSSVNVFSSCDLDPAVWHRIDKELYLGKTWTTRAYMYVSRKHEEDLTADDSVVMDVSVGRLDPSVKNKPDDIAKWESRPNGLWIKRSKSRKSSDSPEVITDVDVLFGDDAVEARVGWHLTGTPLLLTAGTSMLSIHMTVHRGSVKEPKKPKPRVPDNGRFKIMQISDLHLSNGVGECREAVPNSYHDGKCEADPRTLSFVEKMLDEEKPDFVILGGDQVNGDTAPDAPTVSFPFPCSASLPRSAGRWRVTNWPPQAIFKYATLLAERKIPHAGIFGNHDDEATMSRARQMALMETLPYSLSQAGPADVDGVGNYYIEVLARGGSDHSALTIYLFDTHAYSPNERKYPGYDWIKPSQIQWFKKTAASLKRSHAEYSHGHMDIAFIHIPMTEYANPELPRVGEWREGVTAPVFNSGFRDALVEEGVVMVSAGHDHCNDYCLLSLNGDPDPEKHKPLTPALWMCYAGGVGFGGYAGYGDYVRRVRLFEVDTNIGRILTWKRVEYGDTASRIDHQIIVDGGKPVPPPPPPPPPQGQNPPPPPPPPPAPIPPHGGDGTEKAT; via the exons ATGACGCGACGCATC GTCCGGACGCTCACGCagctctccgtcgccgtcaccttCACCTTcctcatcgtcttcttcctcgaccgCAACTACCGAGTCCTGCCCAACAAGATCCATGGCTACATGCCCACGCACCAcccgggcctcgtcgtcaccgatATCACCATCGTATCGTGCTCGAGCGTAAACGTCTTCTCCTCGTGCGACCTCGATCCCGCGGTATGGCACCGCATCGATAAGGAGCTGTACCTAGGCAAGACGTGGACCACGCGCGCCTACATGTACGTGAGCCGCAAGCATGAGGAGGACCtcacggccgacgacagcgtcgTCATGGACGTCTCGGTCGGCAGGCTGGACCCGAGCGTCAAGAACAAACCCGACGACATCGCCAAGTGGGAGTCGCGCCCCAACGGTCTGTGGATCAAGCGCTCTAAGAGCCGCAAGTCGAGCGATTCGCCCGAGGTCATcaccgacgtcgacgtgctctttggcgacgacgccgtcgaggcccgcgTGGGCTGGCACCTGACGGGCActccgctgctgctcactGCCGGCACCTCGATGCTCAGCATTCACATGACGGTGCACCGCGGCAGCGTAAAGGAGCCGAAGAAGCCCAAGCCGCGCGTCCCAGACAACGGCCGCTTCAAGATCATGCAGATCTCCGACTTGCACTTGAgcaacggcgtcggcgagtgCCGTGAGGCGGTCCCCAACAGCTACCACGACGGCAAGTGCGAGGCGGACCCACGGACCCTCAGTTTTGTCGAGAAgatgctggacgaggagaagccCGACTTTGTGATCTTGGGCGGCGACCAAGTCAATGGCGACACAGCGCCCGATGCGCCGACAGTCAGTTTTCCCTTCCCATGCAGCGCCTCTTTACCGCGCAGCGCAGGTCGGTGGCGTGTAACTAACTGGCCTCCGCAGGCTATTTTCAAGTACGCGACGCTGCTCGCGGAGCGCAAGATCCCGCACGCTGGCATCTTTGGCaatcacgacgacgaggcaaccatgtcgcgcgcgcggcagaTGGCGCTCATGGAGACTCTGCCCTACTCCCTTTCGCAAGCCGGCcccgccgacgtggacggcgTGGGCAACTACTACATCGAGgtgctcgcccgcggcggctctgACCACTCGGCACTGACAATCTACCTCTTCGACACGCACGCGTACTCGCCCAACGAGAGGAAGTACCCCGGCTACGACTGGATCAAGCCCAGCCAGATCCAGTGGTtcaagaagacggccgcgAGCCTGAAGCGGAGCCACGCCGAGTACTCGCACGGCCACATGGACATTGCTTTTATCCACATCCCCATGACCGAGTACGCGAATCCCGAGCTgccccgcgtcggcgagtGGCGCGAGGGTGTGACGGCGCCCGTCTTTAACTCGGGCTTCCGCGACGCTCTCGTCGAAGAGGGCGTCGTCATGGTTAGCGCCGGACA CGACCACTGCAACGACTACTGTCTCCTGTCCCTCAACGGTGACCCCGACCCCGAGAAGCACAAGCCCCTGACGCCCGCCCTGTGGATGTGCtacgccggcggcgtcggcttcggcggctaCGCCGGCTACGGCGACTACGTCCGTCGCGTGCGCCTGTTCGAGGTGGACACCAACATCGGCCGTATCCTCACCTGGAAGCGCGTCGAGTATGGCGACACGGCCTCCCGCATCGACCACCAgatcatcgtcgacggcggcaaacccgtaccgccgccaccgccgcctcccccgccccaaGGCCAGAACCCGCcacctccccctccgcctcctcccgcgccgaTACCGCCCCACGGCGGGGACGGAACCGAAAAGGCGACGTGA